A single Pedobacter sp. PACM 27299 DNA region contains:
- a CDS encoding carboxymuconolactone decarboxylase family protein, with amino-acid sequence MTDRINIQEINPRAYQAMFALEGFLATTSISKSHKELIKIRTSQINGCAFCLDMHIKDALKNGESPQRIYTLSAWRETSFFTEEEIAILTLTEEVTLISSGVSEKTYERAAGLFTAIQLSEIIMSIVTINAWNRIAISTHLKPALENR; translated from the coding sequence ATGACAGACCGTATCAATATTCAAGAAATCAATCCCAGAGCTTATCAGGCAATGTTTGCATTGGAAGGCTTTTTGGCAACTACTTCCATTAGCAAAAGCCACAAAGAGCTGATCAAAATTCGTACTTCACAGATCAATGGCTGTGCTTTTTGTTTGGACATGCATATCAAAGATGCGCTAAAGAATGGAGAAAGCCCACAAAGAATTTATACGTTAAGTGCATGGAGAGAAACTTCATTCTTTACTGAAGAAGAAATTGCCATACTCACTTTAACAGAAGAAGTTACTTTAATCAGCTCAGGTGTTTCTGAGAAAACCTATGAACGTGCGGCAGGCTTATTTACAGCAATACAATTGTCGGAGATCATCATGTCTATTGTCACTATCAATGCCTGGAACAGGATCGCGATTAGTACACATTTAAAACCTGCATTAGAAAACAGATAA
- a CDS encoding sensor histidine kinase, translating into MKFTPTEFINFLRKYKIHFIGWSIFIFYEVVIMGLIRKQFSPLGNYVFFYIFNILLFYFHAHFVMPAAKMKTAQALWRLPSFIAIEVVVYITITLNLSNFLHEKGYITFLSPPAFNMDAYIGMSYRVVYFILFSSAYYYILRYFEERKLVEEKEKERLLVIIENQRIYADLIKSQHAHLKAQINPHFLFNTLNFIYTSTRKTTPEAAEAILALSEMMRYSIEEVSHSNTPLAGELEQVENLIKLHKIKSHQNLYITMEYDEEVTELEIVPLLVMTLVENMFKHGDLLQEGYPASLILRYNASMLQVETNNLISKKQTQPSHHIGLENVKKRLKATYGERAALHTFQQDDQFRALLEINLISDN; encoded by the coding sequence ATGAAATTTACCCCTACCGAGTTCATTAACTTTCTACGTAAATACAAGATCCATTTCATCGGCTGGTCTATCTTTATTTTCTACGAAGTAGTCATTATGGGCTTAATAAGAAAGCAATTCTCTCCATTAGGGAATTATGTTTTCTTTTACATCTTTAATATTCTGCTGTTTTATTTTCATGCACATTTCGTCATGCCTGCTGCAAAGATGAAGACGGCACAAGCACTCTGGAGGCTACCTTCATTCATTGCAATAGAGGTGGTCGTCTATATCACCATTACACTTAACCTTTCAAATTTCCTTCATGAAAAAGGATATATCACTTTCCTGAGTCCACCTGCATTTAACATGGATGCCTATATTGGAATGTCTTATCGGGTTGTCTATTTCATCCTATTCTCTAGTGCTTATTATTATATCCTACGTTATTTTGAAGAAAGAAAACTCGTAGAAGAAAAGGAAAAAGAGCGGTTACTGGTAATCATTGAGAACCAAAGGATTTATGCTGATCTGATTAAATCCCAGCACGCACACCTGAAAGCACAAATCAATCCGCACTTTCTGTTTAATACATTAAATTTCATTTATACTAGCACGCGGAAAACTACACCGGAGGCAGCCGAAGCCATATTAGCTTTATCAGAAATGATGAGGTACTCTATTGAAGAAGTCAGTCATTCCAATACTCCACTTGCTGGAGAATTAGAACAAGTAGAAAATCTAATTAAATTACATAAGATTAAATCACATCAAAATCTCTATATCACCATGGAATATGATGAGGAGGTCACAGAACTGGAAATCGTCCCCTTACTGGTGATGACACTTGTAGAAAATATGTTTAAGCATGGTGATTTATTGCAGGAGGGCTATCCTGCTTCACTCATACTGAGGTACAATGCCAGCATGCTGCAAGTTGAAACGAATAACCTCATTAGCAAAAAGCAAACACAGCCAAGCCACCATATTGGGCTGGAAAATGTAAAAAAACGATTAAAGGCAACATATGGAGAGCGCGCTGCACTCCATACATTTCAACAAGATGACCAGTTTCGAGCATTGCTCGAAATCAATCTGATATCGGATAATTAA
- a CDS encoding murein L,D-transpeptidase catalytic domain family protein translates to MMKYLFGGAGLITISLALTLVNRESVSTPIASATTVVKLTTDSIYNRHVTELYQSAHLAESGLTESVFEKAVTGFYNLKKAGQLAAHKDILTIADFDQNSTKKRLWIIDLDKKKLLLNTWVAHGQRSGNDKATRFSNTNDSFQSSIGFYLTAEVYRGQHGKSLRLDGMDEGFNSNARKRSIVVHGADYVSQGTINALGRLGRSQGCPAVAPELANQVINSIEGGTVLFINVSDPYYTSRYLNTHVAAMFAANDIAIPPHTNLPDNPLTI, encoded by the coding sequence ATGATGAAATACCTTTTTGGTGGAGCGGGATTGATTACTATATCTCTAGCCCTAACCTTGGTGAACCGGGAATCGGTAAGTACCCCAATAGCCTCGGCGACTACAGTTGTAAAATTGACTACAGACAGTATTTACAACAGGCATGTCACTGAGTTGTATCAATCAGCACATCTTGCTGAAAGCGGATTAACAGAATCTGTATTTGAAAAAGCTGTTACAGGCTTTTATAACCTAAAGAAGGCAGGACAACTTGCTGCACACAAAGACATTTTAACTATTGCAGATTTTGATCAGAACAGTACTAAAAAACGGCTCTGGATTATCGATCTCGATAAGAAAAAATTATTGCTCAATACCTGGGTTGCTCATGGACAGCGCAGTGGGAATGACAAAGCTACCCGTTTTTCAAATACAAATGACTCCTTTCAGAGTAGCATTGGTTTCTATTTAACTGCAGAAGTGTATAGAGGACAACATGGCAAATCTTTGCGATTGGATGGAATGGATGAGGGATTTAACTCTAACGCCCGCAAACGTTCTATTGTAGTTCATGGAGCAGATTATGTAAGCCAGGGTACTATCAATGCACTCGGAAGATTAGGACGTAGTCAGGGTTGCCCTGCAGTAGCGCCAGAACTTGCCAATCAGGTCATCAACTCCATTGAAGGGGGAACAGTTTTGTTTATCAATGTAAGCGATCCATATTACACTTCTAGGTATTTAAATACGCATGTTGCAGCGATGTTTGCTGCTAATGATATTGCCATCCCTCCTCACACGAACCTACCAGATAATCCATTAACAATCTAA
- a CDS encoding lantibiotic dehydratase, whose protein sequence is MDVILNISPVVLLRIPAFSMCDELVEVWEDLKCAICHSSSDFYEKIKHVPAAGITDLDTRTQYTIWKYYNRSKYRGTPFGNFAGFAVAGLGEVKENVIFSKEQHLHRFKDWSRYKSVELHEKELNASDRLYFSNSSHYTVADHIRFISMGDQVFELSEIVYSRFIQELLVLCAEIASYSSILEFAGTKAVTEEVLLSILKAMVDAQLLFTELNANIIGPDYFGRIQKEPHQNEQGDYLIAERKMISGKLSKAVLKHLPSCINTLLSLNLSKANEELKRFSKDFQRRYEGQEVPLLKILDPELGLGYGQFTSAAKEYDLAQELSSHSVKRSPVMLPWIGLSNELLNAILKDKPAVLQLKDLMKTKLDEADLKPANSFSILARFAGDLLVLDNVGGCTANALSGRFTLASETLTKHCKSIAAAESKANPEVIFFDIAYMAEGRVDNINRRKQIYEHELPILNYSCSEQLIALQDILVTVKREEVILFSKKYGKRLIPRLASAYNYTRSDLSVYRFLCDLQHQGIQSQLLFDVQELLPGLDYYPRIQYENLVLSTAKWRIKGVEMKGKDMLGILDQLGVSRYFSVGEGDQTLCFDRTKFEDLSFLKHYANQYNDFVVNEYIVSDSQLFIDDNKKFYFTQILLAIGHEEQLYPGYISSAAADESQIETIIMPGKDWLSYEIYCHPDRCEFLLSTLISAFIAEHAAAFKTWFFIRYNDPGPHLRLRFQLKDRQTGYFYMTRLMELLAADLQEGLIKDVQIKTYYREVARYGVEQMVLTEHHFRKDSEYALEVIAHHLDCFSIYANCIELMKAALGLLSLEKKAELTFIKGIQRAFEKEHELTSDDFKMVNREWTNFKRLVQSNDSTLALHLQGLQQSFLDTLRATAADQRPALFCSLFHMHINRLFSEQQRAHELIIYSFLYKQLQMQQQRLLVV, encoded by the coding sequence ATGGATGTAATATTAAATATAAGCCCTGTAGTACTATTGAGAATTCCGGCATTTTCAATGTGCGATGAATTAGTTGAAGTTTGGGAGGACTTAAAGTGTGCTATCTGTCACTCATCCAGTGATTTTTATGAAAAAATAAAACATGTTCCTGCTGCTGGAATTACAGATTTGGATACCCGAACACAATATACCATCTGGAAATATTATAATCGCTCTAAATACAGGGGTACCCCATTCGGTAATTTTGCAGGCTTTGCTGTTGCTGGGTTAGGAGAAGTTAAAGAAAACGTAATTTTCTCTAAAGAGCAGCATTTACATCGTTTTAAGGACTGGTCAAGATATAAGTCGGTAGAACTGCATGAAAAGGAATTGAATGCCTCAGATCGCTTGTATTTCTCAAATTCCAGCCATTATACCGTTGCTGATCATATTCGTTTTATTTCAATGGGAGATCAAGTGTTCGAGCTCTCGGAGATTGTATATAGTAGATTTATCCAGGAGCTGCTGGTTCTATGTGCTGAAATAGCAAGCTATTCCAGTATACTCGAATTTGCAGGCACAAAAGCGGTTACTGAAGAAGTATTATTAAGTATCCTGAAAGCAATGGTTGACGCCCAGCTGTTATTTACTGAGTTAAATGCGAACATTATTGGACCAGATTATTTCGGTCGTATCCAAAAGGAACCCCATCAGAATGAACAAGGCGATTACTTGATTGCGGAAAGGAAAATGATTTCCGGTAAGTTATCAAAAGCGGTTTTAAAACATCTACCATCTTGCATAAATACTTTACTTTCTTTGAATCTATCAAAAGCAAATGAGGAGCTTAAACGATTTTCAAAAGACTTTCAGAGGCGGTATGAGGGGCAGGAAGTCCCTTTACTGAAAATCCTTGATCCTGAACTAGGTCTTGGATATGGTCAGTTTACCTCAGCTGCCAAGGAGTATGACTTAGCTCAGGAGCTCAGCAGTCATTCTGTAAAGAGAAGTCCTGTCATGTTGCCCTGGATCGGCCTCAGCAATGAACTATTGAATGCGATCCTTAAAGATAAACCAGCAGTGCTGCAGTTGAAAGATCTCATGAAAACAAAACTGGATGAAGCGGATTTAAAACCAGCGAATAGTTTTAGTATACTGGCAAGATTTGCTGGCGATCTGTTGGTGCTGGATAACGTTGGAGGATGTACGGCAAATGCGTTATCAGGCCGTTTTACATTGGCTAGCGAAACACTTACCAAACATTGTAAATCGATTGCAGCCGCGGAATCAAAGGCTAATCCGGAGGTCATTTTTTTTGACATCGCCTATATGGCTGAGGGCAGAGTGGATAATATCAATCGTAGAAAGCAAATCTACGAGCATGAGCTGCCCATTTTAAACTACTCCTGTAGTGAGCAGTTGATTGCTTTGCAGGATATATTGGTCACTGTCAAGAGGGAAGAAGTGATACTTTTCTCTAAAAAGTATGGGAAAAGACTTATTCCACGTTTGGCTTCTGCTTATAATTATACTAGGTCTGACCTTTCTGTATATCGATTTTTATGTGATCTTCAGCACCAGGGTATCCAATCTCAATTGTTATTTGATGTTCAGGAGCTATTGCCAGGATTAGATTATTACCCTAGAATTCAATATGAAAACTTAGTCTTATCAACAGCAAAATGGAGGATCAAAGGAGTAGAGATGAAAGGGAAGGATATGTTAGGAATATTGGATCAACTTGGAGTAAGTCGTTATTTCTCAGTTGGGGAAGGTGACCAGACTTTATGTTTTGATAGGACTAAGTTTGAAGACCTTTCTTTTTTGAAACACTATGCAAACCAATATAACGATTTCGTTGTAAATGAGTATATTGTTTCAGATAGTCAGCTGTTTATTGATGACAATAAGAAGTTTTACTTCACTCAAATTTTGTTGGCTATCGGTCATGAGGAACAGCTGTATCCAGGATATATTTCCAGTGCTGCAGCTGATGAATCGCAGATAGAAACTATCATTATGCCTGGGAAAGATTGGTTGTCATATGAAATCTATTGTCATCCCGACAGATGTGAATTCCTATTGTCAACGCTTATTTCAGCATTTATTGCAGAGCATGCTGCTGCTTTTAAAACCTGGTTTTTTATCAGATATAATGACCCTGGTCCGCATTTAAGGTTAAGGTTCCAATTGAAGGATCGGCAGACAGGTTATTTTTACATGACGAGACTAATGGAGTTGCTTGCAGCAGATCTTCAGGAAGGCTTAATAAAAGATGTACAAATCAAAACCTACTACCGTGAGGTTGCACGTTATGGTGTAGAGCAAATGGTACTAACAGAACACCATTTCAGGAAGGATAGTGAGTATGCCTTGGAGGTTATTGCACATCATCTGGATTGTTTTTCTATTTACGCGAATTGTATTGAGCTAATGAAAGCTGCACTTGGCCTATTGTCTTTGGAAAAGAAAGCGGAACTGACCTTTATCAAGGGGATACAAAGAGCATTCGAAAAGGAGCATGAGCTAACGAGTGATGATTTTAAAATGGTAAATCGGGAATGGACAAATTTTAAAAGGCTGGTTCAATCCAATGACTCTACGCTGGCTTTACATTTACAGGGGCTCCAGCAGTCCTTCCTGGATACGCTAAGAGCTACCGCCGCAGACCAAAGACCAGCATTGTTCTGCAGCTTATTTCACATGCACATCAACCGACTTTTTTCTGAGCAGCAAAGGGCGCATGAGCTGATCATTTATAGTTTTCTATATAAGCAGTTACAGATGCAGCAGCAAAGGCTCTTAGTCGTGTAG
- a CDS encoding zinc-dependent metalloprotease, translating to MKQLSLITLVLLGAGVQGFSQQKNPKKGPIIPPGNPNPVTRPITNGPKPYTEVITAKAKTDKGLFKVHTIEDRYFFEIPDSLMDRDILVVNRISKAAAGNRSQMMGYGGDQIGDNVISFQKGPANKLFLKSISYTERSQDTTAQGLYKSVMNSNLQPLVASFDIKALAKDSVSGAKGVVIDVTEYMNGDNEIFFFDPNVKKALNLTGLMPDRSYIKEIKAYPMNIEIRTLKTYMKTGASFPGMSGPPSATPATYELNSSMVLLPESQMKARYFDPRVGYFATGYVDFDANPQGVKNLSLITRWRLEPKTEDIEKYKRGELVEPKKQIVYYIDPATPKKWVPYLMQGVNDWQAAFEKAGFKNAIVAKEAPSDPSWSIEDARHNVIVYKPSDIPNASGPHVHDPRTGEILETHVNWYHNVMLILRNWYLIQAGAVDPEARKMKFDDKLMGELIRFVSSHEIGHTLGLRHNFGSSATVPVENLRNKQWVEKNGHTPSIMDYARFNYVAQPEDNISSKGIFPRIGDYDLWAIEWGYKWKPEFKGPEEELSASNKEIISRLKNKRLVFGTESDPNDPRNQNEDLGDNAMLASAYGIKNLKRILPNLLSWSKEPNEGYQNARALYGELIGQYGRYMGHVTKNVGGIYTTPKTVEEAGAVYVAVPYATQKEAMTFLNTQLFNSPTWLINKELIERTGYNAVDVFQGVQKSTLSRLLSAATIGKLINAEVMSGAKAYTSDHLFADLKSGIWSELYSHKPIDVYRRNLQKAYVDNLSKLMVAPSATNAAGGFPGMRTIDPTSSDVSSIARANLAALAKDIRTAIPTATGLSKYHLQDLLVRVNNILNPKS from the coding sequence ATGAAACAATTAAGTTTGATTACACTGGTGCTGTTAGGTGCCGGAGTTCAGGGTTTTTCTCAACAGAAAAATCCTAAAAAAGGACCTATAATACCTCCAGGGAATCCAAATCCAGTAACCCGACCAATTACAAATGGACCTAAGCCTTATACAGAGGTGATTACTGCAAAGGCAAAAACAGACAAAGGTTTGTTTAAAGTACATACAATAGAAGATCGTTATTTCTTCGAAATTCCAGATTCTTTAATGGATAGGGATATTTTAGTAGTCAACAGAATCAGTAAAGCTGCTGCTGGAAATCGTTCTCAGATGATGGGCTATGGTGGTGATCAGATTGGTGACAATGTGATTTCATTTCAAAAAGGCCCTGCAAACAAATTGTTTCTAAAGAGTATTTCTTATACTGAGCGTTCTCAGGACACAACGGCACAAGGCTTATATAAGTCTGTCATGAACTCAAATTTACAGCCATTAGTGGCTTCTTTTGATATTAAAGCCCTAGCAAAGGACTCTGTGTCTGGTGCTAAGGGAGTAGTGATCGATGTAACCGAATACATGAATGGTGACAATGAGATTTTCTTTTTTGATCCAAACGTGAAAAAAGCCTTAAACTTAACCGGTTTAATGCCTGATAGAAGCTATATCAAAGAAATCAAAGCGTATCCGATGAATATCGAGATTCGTACTTTGAAAACCTATATGAAAACTGGTGCATCCTTTCCTGGAATGTCCGGACCTCCAAGTGCTACGCCAGCAACTTATGAATTAAACAGTTCGATGGTATTGCTGCCGGAAAGCCAAATGAAAGCCAGGTATTTTGACCCTCGTGTAGGTTATTTTGCAACTGGATATGTAGATTTTGATGCCAACCCTCAGGGGGTAAAAAACCTTTCTTTGATCACAAGATGGAGATTAGAGCCAAAAACAGAAGATATTGAAAAATATAAAAGAGGAGAGTTGGTAGAGCCTAAAAAGCAAATCGTTTACTATATTGATCCAGCCACACCAAAAAAATGGGTACCTTATCTGATGCAAGGTGTGAACGATTGGCAGGCTGCTTTTGAAAAAGCAGGATTTAAAAATGCGATTGTCGCTAAAGAAGCTCCTTCAGATCCATCTTGGAGCATTGAAGATGCCAGACACAACGTAATTGTTTACAAACCTTCGGATATTCCTAATGCTAGCGGACCGCACGTTCATGATCCACGTACTGGCGAAATTCTGGAAACGCATGTCAATTGGTACCATAATGTAATGTTGATACTGAGAAATTGGTATCTGATTCAAGCCGGAGCAGTTGATCCTGAGGCTCGTAAAATGAAGTTTGATGATAAACTGATGGGTGAGCTGATACGTTTTGTATCTTCTCATGAGATTGGACACACGCTTGGCTTACGTCATAACTTTGGTTCATCTGCAACTGTACCTGTGGAAAATCTTAGAAATAAACAGTGGGTAGAGAAAAATGGTCATACACCATCCATTATGGATTATGCACGTTTCAACTATGTAGCGCAACCAGAAGATAACATCAGTTCCAAAGGGATTTTCCCAAGAATCGGTGATTATGACCTGTGGGCAATTGAATGGGGTTATAAATGGAAGCCTGAGTTTAAAGGTCCAGAAGAAGAACTTTCTGCTTCCAATAAAGAGATCATCAGCAGACTTAAAAACAAGCGTTTAGTTTTCGGTACGGAATCTGATCCTAATGATCCACGCAATCAGAACGAGGATTTGGGTGACAATGCGATGCTGGCTTCTGCTTATGGCATTAAAAATTTGAAGCGGATTCTTCCAAATCTGTTGAGTTGGAGCAAGGAGCCAAATGAAGGCTATCAGAATGCAAGGGCACTTTATGGAGAATTAATTGGACAGTATGGCCGTTATATGGGGCATGTTACTAAAAATGTAGGTGGTATTTATACTACACCAAAAACGGTAGAAGAAGCTGGAGCGGTATATGTTGCAGTGCCTTATGCTACGCAGAAAGAAGCAATGACTTTCTTAAATACCCAGTTATTTAACAGTCCTACATGGTTAATCAATAAAGAATTAATAGAACGCACAGGATATAATGCTGTTGATGTTTTTCAGGGTGTTCAGAAAAGCACATTGAGCAGATTATTGAGTGCAGCAACTATTGGCAAATTGATCAACGCGGAGGTAATGAGTGGTGCCAAAGCCTATACCTCGGACCATCTTTTTGCCGACCTTAAAAGCGGTATCTGGTCTGAGTTATACAGCCATAAACCAATTGATGTTTATAGAAGAAACCTTCAGAAAGCTTATGTAGATAACTTAAGTAAACTGATGGTGGCCCCTTCAGCGACTAATGCAGCAGGAGGTTTCCCAGGCATGAGAACAATAGACCCTACCAGTTCAGATGTATCCAGTATTGCACGTGCTAACCTGGCGGCTTTAGCTAAGGACATTCGTACTGCTATTCCTACGGCTACAGGGTTGAGCAAATACCATTTACAAGACCTTTTGGTGCGTGTAAATAATATATTGAATCCAAAGTCTTAA
- a CDS encoding Crp/Fnr family transcriptional regulator: protein MYTELLHHIQQYILLNETEQQVIAQHVKVLQLKKKALILKPGEICRGNYFVAKGCLRMYFFDDKGVEQTTQFAIENWWISDYTSLTLQKASDFYLQTVEESTILFLENSAEDTLFKEVPKLERYFRLIFKRACAASQYLARYNHNLSREAHYRHFSKSFPHFVQRIPQYMLASFLGFTPEFLSKIRAKKDRPIS from the coding sequence ATGTATACTGAGCTTCTTCACCACATCCAACAATACATTCTCTTAAATGAAACAGAACAGCAAGTCATAGCTCAGCATGTTAAGGTGCTACAGCTGAAGAAGAAAGCGCTGATTTTAAAACCTGGAGAAATCTGCAGAGGCAACTATTTTGTAGCAAAAGGTTGTTTAAGAATGTATTTTTTTGACGACAAAGGCGTAGAACAGACGACTCAGTTTGCAATTGAAAATTGGTGGATCAGTGATTATACCAGTTTGACGCTTCAAAAAGCCTCAGATTTTTACCTTCAGACCGTAGAAGAAAGCACGATTCTGTTCCTTGAAAACAGCGCTGAAGACACACTTTTTAAAGAGGTACCAAAGCTAGAGCGGTACTTCAGGCTAATTTTTAAACGTGCTTGTGCCGCCAGTCAATACCTTGCCAGATACAACCACAACTTATCCAGAGAAGCGCATTATCGCCATTTCAGCAAATCTTTTCCACATTTCGTGCAACGCATCCCACAATATATGTTAGCCTCCTTTCTTGGCTTTACGCCCGAGTTTTTAAGCAAGATCCGAGCAAAGAAGGATCGACCTATTTCTTAA